In Chitinophagaceae bacterium C216, the genomic stretch TGCAGAATATTTTAAGCAGTGGACAATGATAGGTCAAAACGTTCGGCGAGCTGCTTGAGGTCCGTTACAACCGCATCCAACAAAGGAATGCCTTCTTTTTTTCTTAGCTCCTCCATTTCTCTTTCAGGATCTCCAGGAATGAGCACTTTTTCATGCCCCGGTAATGTACGCGCATTTCGGAAGCCGCTAATCCAGTCATCCATATCCCTTTTATATTCCTCTACCGAACGAAAAGCATCAATCCGCATCGCCCCAAAAAAATGACCTATCCCCTTACCGGGTTGACGCGCGGGCATCGGTACATAGGCCGGAAATGGGGGTACCCACGGTGCATAATTGGCGCCACTTAGTAAAGCTGAGAAAATATCTACCATGGCTCCCAATGCATAACCTTTATGACTGCCATGCTCCCTATCGCCGCCTAGAGGCAATAAAGCACCTCCTTTTTTGAGTATATTGGCGTCGGTGGTAGGGTTTCCTTCTGCATCCTGTACCCAACCTAAGGGAGCTTCCTGGTTTTTACGTTGCAAAATTTCAAGCTTACCATTGGCCGCAGTAGTGGTTGCCATATCCATTACAAACGGCGGTTGCGAACCTGCCGGAGCAGCTACACAGATAGGATTAGTACCTAACATTTTGGCTGTAGAAAAAGTAGGTGCCACCAGCGGACTGGCATTGGTCATCGAAATACCAATCATATCATGCTCCAACGCTTTCATGGCATGGGCCGCAGCTATGCCGTAGTGGTTACTATTTTGTACACTTACCCAGCCGGTACCTACTTCTTTTGCCTTTTGGATAGCAATATCCATAGCGACAGGCGCCACCACTAATCCTAAGCCACTGTCGCCGTCAACCACAGCAGTGGAAGGCGTTTCGTGGATCACTTTTATATCAGGTGTTGCATTAACTCTTTTTGCTTCCCACAACCGCACATACCCACTGAGACGAGCCACCCCATGCGAATCCACCCCCCGAAGGTCAGCCGATAGTAATACTTGCGTGGCAGACGTTGCCTGCTCTTCCGGGCAACCCATACTTTCAAAAACCTTACGTGTAAAATCGAACAGCCGCTCGTAGCTAAACAATTGCGTACTCATACCAACAAAGAAACAATAAAATGCTTAGAAATCTTTCTGGGTAAAATAATAGAATAGAAGCTCCCTTAGCAGGTTTATAAAAAATAATAAAAGGTGTAAACATAAGGTTAGCACGAGACATCGAGGTGCAATACAGGTGCCCTAGCACCTGAAATATCATAGGAACAACGGCTAAGGACAAACGAATGCAGTAAACAACTACATTATTAATGGATTATAAGCCATAAACCATGCCAAACTGCTCCATTTTAATAG encodes the following:
- the yjmC gene encoding putative oxidoreductase YjmC, with amino-acid sequence MSTQLFSYERLFDFTRKVFESMGCPEEQATSATQVLLSADLRGVDSHGVARLSGYVRLWEAKRVNATPDIKVIHETPSTAVVDGDSGLGLVVAPVAMDIAIQKAKEVGTGWVSVQNSNHYGIAAAHAMKALEHDMIGISMTNASPLVAPTFSTAKMLGTNPICVAAPAGSQPPFVMDMATTTAANGKLEILQRKNQEAPLGWVQDAEGNPTTDANILKKGGALLPLGGDREHGSHKGYALGAMVDIFSALLSGANYAPWVPPFPAYVPMPARQPGKGIGHFFGAMRIDAFRSVEEYKRDMDDWISGFRNARTLPGHEKVLIPGDPEREMEELRKKEGIPLLDAVVTDLKQLAERFDLSLSTA